A region of Candidatus Bathyarchaeota archaeon DNA encodes the following proteins:
- a CDS encoding M20/M25/M40 family metallo-hydrolase — protein MKKKKEIYSINLLKSLLEFYSPSGFEDEISNFIKEELINLGFKAKKDNVGNVIGESGGDKPVILLCSHMDTVPGKIPVKIVDEKIYGRGAVDAKSSLAAIITASANLLHEDFPAKIILAAVVDEEGSGKGIKNLIKQKIKVDYAIFGEPSNTKGVVIGYKGSLKLKVICETVGGHSSAPWLFENAIEKAFEAWNIIKNFRHEKEKLNSKFYSLTSCLTKINGGSNFSLVPNNCEIEVDLRIPPQIHPEEILYLIKKKVNFAKIEALDYVKGYEINSNSFLVKAFIYAIRKVSGSQVSLLKKTGTSDMNILAETLNIPMVAYGPGDSTLDHTENEFININDFLTSIKIYEEALKFLVKI, from the coding sequence TTGAAGAAAAAGAAAGAAATTTATTCAATCAACCTTCTTAAGTCTCTTCTTGAATTTTATAGTCCATCAGGTTTTGAGGATGAGATTTCAAATTTTATTAAAGAAGAATTAATTAATTTAGGGTTTAAAGCTAAAAAAGATAATGTTGGAAATGTTATAGGTGAATCAGGTGGAGATAAACCTGTAATCCTTTTATGTAGCCATATGGATACTGTTCCTGGAAAAATTCCAGTTAAAATTGTTGATGAAAAAATTTATGGAAGAGGAGCTGTTGACGCTAAAAGCTCTTTAGCAGCTATAATAACTGCTTCAGCTAATTTACTTCATGAAGATTTCCCAGCAAAAATAATTCTAGCTGCAGTTGTAGATGAAGAAGGATCAGGTAAAGGAATAAAAAATTTAATTAAACAAAAAATTAAAGTTGATTATGCTATTTTCGGAGAACCAAGTAATACAAAAGGCGTAGTAATAGGTTATAAAGGAAGTTTAAAACTTAAAGTTATTTGTGAAACAGTTGGGGGGCACTCATCTGCTCCGTGGTTATTTGAAAACGCTATTGAAAAAGCTTTTGAAGCTTGGAACATAATTAAAAACTTTAGACATGAAAAAGAGAAGTTAAATTCTAAATTTTACTCTTTAACAAGTTGTTTAACAAAAATTAATGGAGGATCAAATTTTAGTCTCGTTCCAAATAATTGTGAAATAGAAGTTGATTTAAGGATTCCTCCCCAAATTCATCCAGAAGAGATACTTTATTTAATAAAGAAAAAAGTAAACTTCGCAAAAATTGAAGCTTTAGATTATGTTAAAGGTTACGAAATTAATTCAAACTCTTTCTTGGTTAAAGCTTTTATTTATGCTATTCGAAAAGTTAGTGGTAGTCAAGTTTCTTTACTAAAGAAAACTGGTACTTCAGACATGAATATTTTAGCTGAAACCTTAAATATCCCTATGGTAGCTTATGGACCTGGAGATTCAACACTTGATCACACAGAGAATGAATTTATAAATATTAATGATTTTTTAACTAGTATAAAAATTTACGAGGAAGCATTAAAATTTTTAGTTAAAATTTAA
- a CDS encoding homocysteine biosynthesis protein, whose amino-acid sequence MKELVKTKGTKVAAKEVDVVTTGTFGAMCSSGAFLNFGHSDPPIKIERILINGVEAYHGGAAVDCYIGATKMDPNRPFEYGGGHVIEDLVSGKEVEIEATGYGTDCYPRKYVKTEITIHDLNQAILCNPRNCYQRYNAATNSRNEVIYTYMGKLLPNYGNASYAGAGCLNPLMNDPDYETIGIGTRIFLGGGIGYVIGEGTQHDPKNGFGTLMVKGDLKQMSPEFLKGASFTRYGTTLYVGIGIPIPILNEGLAKKTAVTDDEIETNLLDYGIPKRDRPILKKIKYSELKSGKIELNGKEIPVAPLSSLKKAREITYILKRWIEKGEFFLATPVERLPRDTIFKPMKVTREIPLAKFIMEKAVTCKVNESIKDVAKKIVEKEVNHIVIVDEENKIVGLVTSFDITKAVAEGAKTLPEIMVKQVITASPDESIYSCVRKLEKYKISALPVIDMDGKVLGLVTSEKISALIGKGEKIESGTKI is encoded by the coding sequence ATGAAGGAGCTTGTAAAAACTAAAGGAACTAAAGTAGCTGCAAAAGAAGTTGATGTAGTAACAACTGGAACCTTTGGAGCTATGTGCAGTTCAGGGGCTTTTTTAAATTTTGGGCATTCCGATCCACCTATTAAAATAGAGCGCATATTAATTAATGGTGTTGAGGCTTATCATGGAGGAGCTGCTGTAGATTGCTATATTGGGGCAACAAAAATGGATCCTAATAGACCATTTGAATATGGAGGAGGACACGTTATAGAAGATTTAGTAAGCGGAAAAGAAGTTGAAATTGAAGCTACAGGTTATGGAACAGATTGTTATCCAAGGAAATATGTAAAAACTGAAATAACAATTCATGATTTAAACCAAGCAATTCTTTGTAACCCTAGAAATTGTTATCAAAGATATAATGCTGCTACTAATAGTCGAAATGAAGTCATATACACCTATATGGGTAAACTTCTTCCAAATTATGGAAATGCTTCTTATGCTGGAGCAGGATGCCTTAATCCATTGATGAATGACCCAGACTATGAAACTATAGGGATAGGAACAAGAATCTTTTTAGGAGGAGGAATAGGGTATGTAATAGGTGAGGGAACTCAACATGATCCTAAAAATGGTTTTGGAACATTAATGGTGAAAGGTGACTTAAAACAAATGAGTCCTGAATTCCTTAAGGGCGCAAGTTTCACTAGATATGGAACAACTCTTTATGTAGGAATCGGAATTCCTATCCCAATTTTGAATGAAGGATTAGCTAAAAAAACTGCAGTTACAGATGATGAAATAGAAACAAACCTTTTAGATTATGGTATTCCGAAAAGGGATCGCCCAATTTTAAAAAAGATTAAATACAGTGAGCTTAAATCTGGCAAAATAGAATTGAATGGAAAAGAGATTCCCGTAGCTCCTCTTTCAAGCTTAAAAAAAGCTAGAGAAATCACCTATATTCTTAAGAGATGGATAGAAAAAGGAGAATTCTTTCTAGCGACACCTGTCGAACGTTTACCTCGAGATACAATTTTTAAACCTATGAAAGTAACTAGGGAAATTCCTTTAGCTAAATTTATAATGGAGAAAGCTGTAACTTGTAAAGTTAATGAAAGTATTAAAGATGTAGCTAAAAAAATAGTTGAAAAGGAAGTTAACCATATAGTTATTGTTGATGAAGAAAATAAAATTGTTGGGCTTGTTACAAGTTTTGATATAACTAAAGCTGTAGCTGAAGGTGCAAAAACTTTACCTGAAATAATGGTTAAACAAGTTATTACAGCTTCACCTGATGAATCAATTTATTCATGTGTAAGAAAGCTGGAAAAATATAAAATTTCAGCTTTACCTGTAATTGATATGGATGGAAAAGTCTTAGGTTTAGTTACTAGTGAAAAAATAAGTGCTTTAATCGGGAAAGGTGAAAAAATTGAAAGTGGAACTAAAATTTAA
- a CDS encoding 4Fe-4S binding protein has product MKVELKFNNKKVAEPIISTIILKEQTIMNILRAHVNETGGKVLVEIPDDKAEHVIKAFKDLGVEVKLEVLAEITEDCIHCGHCVTLCPVEAITYDKNSLSVKMVSEKCIQCGRCVDACPVKAIKIWR; this is encoded by the coding sequence TTGAAAGTGGAACTAAAATTTAATAATAAAAAAGTTGCTGAACCTATAATTTCAACGATTATTTTAAAAGAGCAAACAATCATGAATATTCTTAGGGCTCATGTAAATGAAACTGGAGGTAAAGTTCTTGTGGAAATTCCTGACGATAAAGCTGAGCATGTTATTAAAGCCTTTAAAGATTTAGGTGTAGAGGTTAAATTAGAAGTTTTAGCTGAAATAACTGAAGATTGTATTCACTGTGGGCATTGCGTAACCCTTTGTCCAGTTGAAGCAATAACATATGATAAAAATAGTTTATCTGTAAAAATGGTTAGTGAAAAATGTATTCAATGTGGAAGATGCGTTGATGCTTGCCCTGTTAAAGCGATTAAAATATGGCGATAA
- a CDS encoding UPF0280 family protein, which produces MKVIRKIIEETDVLIKSDSEKAIKKALKSIKENRRLLKIYLRDHPLILYSLTPVPIDSNAPEIIKRMVEASNKAYVGPMASVAGALADLALEEMIKEGAEIALIENGGEIAVNSKIDINIGIYANSSLSKKFGFKISYEDCPLGIGTSSSKSPRALSFGDADAVTVIAENAAVADASATAICNIVKGEPREGIQQGLNLAKKINGVKGVLIIKGNYVGLWGKIPKLLEINE; this is translated from the coding sequence TTGAAAGTTATTAGGAAAATTATTGAAGAAACAGATGTTTTAATAAAATCTGATAGTGAAAAAGCTATAAAAAAAGCTTTAAAATCAATTAAAGAAAATAGGCGGTTACTTAAGATATATCTAAGGGATCACCCCTTAATCCTTTACTCTTTAACACCTGTTCCAATAGATTCCAATGCGCCAGAAATAATTAAAAGAATGGTTGAAGCATCAAATAAAGCTTATGTTGGTCCAATGGCTAGTGTAGCTGGAGCTTTAGCAGATTTAGCTCTTGAGGAAATGATTAAAGAAGGTGCTGAAATAGCATTAATTGAAAATGGGGGAGAAATAGCTGTTAATTCAAAAATTGATATTAACATAGGAATTTATGCAAATTCCTCTTTATCAAAAAAATTTGGTTTTAAAATTTCTTATGAAGATTGTCCTTTAGGAATTGGAACAAGCTCATCAAAATCACCTAGAGCTTTAAGTTTTGGTGATGCTGATGCTGTAACAGTAATAGCTGAAAATGCTGCTGTTGCTGATGCATCAGCAACAGCTATTTGTAACATCGTTAAAGGTGAACCTAGAGAAGGTATTCAACAAGGTTTAAACCTGGCTAAAAAAATTAATGGTGTTAAGGGGGTTTTAATTATTAAAGGTAATTACGTAGGTTTATGGGGAAAAATTCCGAAGCTTTTAGAAATTAATGAGTAA